One part of the Paracoccus sp. MBLB3053 genome encodes these proteins:
- the ssb gene encoding single-stranded DNA-binding protein has product MAGSVNKVILIGNLGQDPEIRTFPSGGKVANLRIATSETWKDRNSGERRERTEWHTVAIYSEPLVRVAEQFLKKGSKVYVEGQLETRKWQDQNGNDRYSTEVALRPFRSELTMLDGRGSSGGGRDESYGGGGYEGGSSGGGYSGGGSGSGGGYGGGGRGGQSSGGRPDFDDEIPF; this is encoded by the coding sequence ATGGCAGGCAGCGTCAACAAGGTGATCCTGATCGGCAATCTGGGTCAAGACCCCGAGATCCGCACCTTCCCCAGCGGAGGCAAGGTCGCCAACCTGCGCATCGCCACCTCGGAAACCTGGAAGGACCGGAATTCGGGGGAACGCCGCGAGCGCACCGAATGGCATACCGTGGCGATCTATTCCGAGCCGCTGGTGCGCGTTGCCGAGCAGTTCCTGAAAAAGGGCTCCAAGGTCTATGTCGAAGGCCAGTTGGAAACCCGCAAGTGGCAGGACCAAAACGGCAACGACCGCTATTCGACCGAGGTGGCTCTGCGCCCCTTCCGCAGCGAACTGACCATGCTTGATGGCCGCGGCAGCTCGGGTGGCGGACGTGACGAAAGCTATGGTGGCGGCGGTTATGAAGGCGGCTCGTCAGGTGGCGGCTATTCCGGCGGCGGCTCGGGTTCGGGCGGCGGTTACGGCGGTGGTGGCCGGGGCGGGCAATCCTCGGGCGGACGGCCGGATTTCGACGACGAAATCCCGTTCTAG
- a CDS encoding ImuA family protein, whose amino-acid sequence MAPQPSGWQAPVLSEAFGTRPLDGAAAGFVRAALPRGHVLWAQDRLSRIEFGAPFLPGMGRILLRLDLMRASDVLSALEDGLQSHALAAVIGEIHGAPPALSFTASRRLALRAEAAGIPCWLIRHAAPAKGTSAARMRWRLTALPSVPDPDDPQAPGDPRWRAELFRARGAPPSLWEARHDRTADRLDFLAPSRNRELAAPKRRLA is encoded by the coding sequence TTGGCACCGCAGCCTTCGGGCTGGCAGGCGCCGGTCCTGTCCGAAGCCTTTGGCACTCGCCCCCTCGACGGGGCTGCAGCCGGATTCGTCCGGGCTGCCCTGCCGCGTGGACATGTGCTCTGGGCCCAGGACAGGCTCAGCCGGATCGAGTTCGGCGCCCCCTTCCTTCCCGGCATGGGCCGGATTCTGCTGCGACTGGACCTGATGCGGGCAAGCGACGTGCTGAGCGCGCTCGAGGACGGGCTGCAAAGCCATGCCCTTGCCGCGGTGATTGGCGAAATCCATGGCGCGCCGCCTGCGCTCAGCTTCACTGCCAGCCGCAGGCTTGCCCTGCGCGCCGAAGCGGCGGGCATCCCCTGCTGGCTGATTCGCCACGCCGCCCCCGCCAAGGGAACAAGTGCTGCACGCATGCGCTGGCGCCTGACAGCCCTGCCCTCGGTCCCCGATCCCGACGACCCGCAGGCACCGGGCGATCCACGCTGGCGTGCCGAACTCTTCCGCGCCCGAGGCGCGCCCCCATCGCTTTGGGAGGCGCGTCATGATCGAACGGCGGATCGTCTCGATTTCCTTGCCCCATCTCGCAATCGAGAGCTGGCAGCGCCGAAACGTCGGTTGGCCTGA
- a CDS encoding lipid-binding SYLF domain-containing protein: MKSPNGLSRRGLLLGMTAFGLAACNNAVGQNASARLDARVDATRNYLLQTYPGVSGMVQNAKGVLYMPLMTEAGFGVGGAYGQGALRINNVTVDYYSATQASVGFQIGAQQYAHVLIFQTDAALSDFRRANGWVAEADAYYALPTRGLSLGTDTITAQQPVVAMVFGQSGLMAGAAIAGTKYNRVIPSTF; this comes from the coding sequence ATGAAATCGCCCAATGGTTTGAGCAGGCGCGGTCTGCTTCTGGGGATGACGGCCTTCGGATTGGCGGCGTGCAACAACGCGGTCGGCCAGAACGCCTCGGCGCGGCTTGACGCGCGCGTGGATGCGACGCGCAACTATCTGCTGCAAACCTATCCCGGTGTGTCGGGCATGGTGCAGAACGCCAAGGGCGTTCTCTACATGCCTCTGATGACCGAAGCCGGCTTCGGCGTCGGCGGCGCCTATGGTCAGGGCGCGCTGCGCATCAACAATGTCACGGTGGATTACTATTCGGCGACGCAGGCCAGCGTCGGCTTCCAGATCGGCGCGCAGCAATATGCCCATGTGCTGATCTTCCAGACCGACGCGGCGCTTTCCGATTTCCGCCGCGCCAATGGCTGGGTGGCCGAGGCCGACGCCTATTACGCGCTGCCGACGCGCGGTCTTTCGCTGGGCACCGATACGATCACCGCGCAGCAACCCGTCGTTGCGATGGTCTTTGGCCAATCCGGACTGATGGCAGGTGCCGCCATCGCAGGCACCAAATACAACCGCGTGATCCCGTCGACCTTCTAG
- a CDS encoding error-prone DNA polymerase, whose protein sequence is MPEQPPHAKPRLPESHGHNPPADYVELAVSSAFSFLRGASHPHELAATAYVQGHDALGIADLNSLAGVVRLHAAAKQLGLRPVIGARIVLEDGTGFLAYPTDRAAYGRLSSLISKGRRWDLEGGWQRKGACDLSLEDLAAHAEGLRLIWLPGDDLSPLPALAARLPQLTHVAASWLYRGDDRARINRLDRAARAAGLSILATNDVHYHAPERRPLQDVMTCIRLGTTIAQAGLRLAQNAERHLKPPSEMIRLFSDWPHAIHATREFADACRFSLDELQYEYPHESVPAGRTAQDHLADLTWQGAAARYPGGLPGEVRQTISRELAMIEKKRIARYFLTIHEIVTHARANGILCQGRGSAANSAVCYVLGITPVDPAVHELLFERFISEDRDEPPDIDVDFEHERREEVIQHIYAKYGRDRAGLCATVIHYRPRSAIREVGKVMGLSEDVTSALANTVWGSWGEDMSAAHPDQAGIDLTDPLMARTVKLAEEIIGMPRHLSQHVGGFILTEGPLTETVPIGNGAMADRSFIEWDKDDIDELKILKVDVLALGMLTCIRKCFDLIRAHHGRDLTLATIPAECDRTYDMLCQGDSVGVFQVESRAQMNMLPRLQPREFYDLVIEVAIVRPGPIQGDMVHPYLRRRNGEPVEYPSPRDGDPDELKKILYRTLGVPIFQEQAMKIAMIAARFDARELNQLRKAMATFRSRGTIGELQDKMVGRMIERGYDPVFARRCFDQIKGFGEYGFPESHAAAFAHLVYVSAWLRCHFPDAFAAALLNSQPMGFYAPAQIVRDAREHGVPVLPVDVNFSDWDNQLEPCGGGFALRLGLRQIDGLARSQAARLTEARDEPFADLTELQRRARLDARALRQIAAADALRSMGLDRRGALWQARALRDAPDLPLFRERDEGEEPEIMLPAMPLCEHVTADYQTLRLSLKAHPIAFLRRSMQRQGYVAAQGLAGLPNGATLRMAGIVLIRQRPGSAKGVCFVTLEDETGSANLVIWPKVFARFRKVAMTARLLEVHGRVQRAEGVTHVVADWLADRSDALLRLSGEVAPRGELPAPRPGHPRQHRILPRSRDFH, encoded by the coding sequence ATGCCGGAACAACCGCCCCATGCCAAGCCTCGCCTGCCAGAAAGCCATGGCCACAACCCGCCCGCGGATTACGTCGAACTGGCGGTGAGCAGCGCCTTCAGCTTCCTGCGCGGCGCCTCGCATCCGCATGAACTGGCCGCGACCGCCTATGTGCAGGGCCATGACGCGTTGGGCATCGCCGACCTGAACAGCCTCGCGGGTGTCGTGCGCCTGCATGCGGCGGCCAAGCAACTGGGTCTGCGCCCGGTCATCGGGGCGCGGATCGTGCTGGAAGACGGCACGGGGTTTCTCGCCTATCCCACCGACCGCGCCGCCTACGGCAGGCTTTCCTCGTTGATCTCAAAAGGGCGGCGGTGGGATCTTGAGGGCGGCTGGCAAAGGAAGGGGGCCTGTGATCTGTCGCTGGAGGACCTGGCCGCCCATGCCGAGGGCCTGCGCCTGATCTGGCTGCCCGGAGATGATCTCAGCCCCCTGCCCGCGCTTGCCGCACGCCTGCCCCAACTTACCCATGTCGCGGCAAGCTGGCTTTACCGTGGCGACGACCGGGCCCGGATCAATCGGCTTGACAGGGCGGCGCGGGCGGCGGGGCTGTCCATCCTTGCCACCAACGACGTGCATTACCACGCGCCCGAACGCCGCCCGCTGCAGGATGTGATGACCTGCATCCGCCTGGGCACAACGATCGCGCAGGCCGGGCTGCGCCTTGCGCAGAATGCCGAGCGCCATCTGAAGCCCCCTTCCGAAATGATCCGCCTGTTCAGCGACTGGCCCCACGCCATCCACGCCACGCGCGAATTCGCGGATGCCTGCCGATTTTCGCTGGACGAACTGCAATACGAATACCCCCATGAAAGCGTGCCCGCAGGCAGGACGGCGCAGGACCATCTGGCCGACCTGACATGGCAGGGCGCGGCCGCCCGCTATCCGGGCGGCCTGCCCGGCGAAGTCCGCCAGACCATTTCCAGGGAACTGGCAATGATCGAGAAGAAGCGGATTGCCCGGTATTTCCTGACCATCCATGAAATCGTCACCCATGCGCGGGCCAATGGCATCCTGTGCCAGGGGCGTGGCTCGGCGGCGAATTCGGCGGTCTGCTATGTGCTTGGCATCACCCCGGTCGACCCGGCCGTCCATGAACTGCTTTTCGAACGCTTCATCAGCGAGGATCGCGACGAGCCGCCCGATATCGATGTCGATTTCGAACATGAGCGCCGCGAGGAGGTGATCCAGCACATCTATGCCAAATATGGCCGCGACCGCGCGGGGCTCTGCGCCACCGTGATCCATTACCGCCCGCGCAGCGCCATCCGCGAGGTGGGAAAGGTGATGGGCCTCTCCGAGGACGTGACCTCGGCCCTGGCCAATACCGTCTGGGGCAGTTGGGGCGAGGACATGAGCGCGGCGCATCCCGACCAGGCAGGGATCGACCTGACCGACCCGTTGATGGCCCGCACGGTGAAGCTGGCCGAGGAAATAATCGGCATGCCCCGCCACCTGTCGCAGCATGTCGGCGGCTTCATCCTGACCGAAGGGCCGTTGACCGAAACCGTCCCCATCGGCAATGGCGCAATGGCCGATCGCAGCTTCATCGAATGGGACAAGGACGACATCGACGAATTGAAGATCCTCAAGGTCGATGTGCTGGCCCTGGGGATGCTGACCTGCATCCGCAAATGCTTCGACCTGATCCGCGCGCATCACGGGCGCGATTTGACCTTGGCGACGATCCCGGCCGAGTGCGACCGCACCTATGACATGCTTTGCCAAGGCGACAGCGTGGGCGTCTTCCAGGTGGAAAGCCGGGCTCAGATGAACATGCTGCCCCGTCTGCAACCGCGCGAATTCTATGACCTGGTGATCGAGGTCGCCATCGTCCGCCCCGGCCCCATTCAGGGCGACATGGTCCACCCCTACCTGCGCCGCCGCAATGGCGAGCCGGTCGAATATCCCTCACCGCGCGACGGCGATCCCGACGAACTGAAAAAGATCCTCTACCGGACGCTGGGCGTTCCGATCTTTCAGGAACAGGCGATGAAGATCGCCATGATCGCCGCCCGCTTCGACGCACGCGAACTGAACCAGCTGCGCAAGGCGATGGCGACCTTTCGCTCTCGCGGCACGATCGGAGAATTGCAGGACAAGATGGTCGGCCGCATGATCGAGCGCGGCTACGACCCTGTCTTTGCCCGACGTTGCTTCGACCAGATCAAGGGGTTCGGGGAATATGGCTTTCCCGAAAGCCATGCCGCGGCCTTCGCGCATCTGGTCTATGTCTCGGCATGGCTGCGCTGCCATTTTCCCGATGCCTTCGCCGCGGCGCTTCTGAACAGCCAGCCGATGGGTTTCTACGCCCCCGCCCAGATCGTGCGCGACGCGCGCGAACATGGCGTGCCCGTCTTGCCGGTCGATGTGAATTTCAGCGATTGGGACAACCAGCTTGAACCCTGCGGCGGGGGGTTCGCACTGCGTCTCGGCCTGCGTCAGATCGACGGGCTCGCGCGTAGTCAGGCCGCGCGGTTGACCGAGGCGCGGGATGAGCCCTTTGCCGATCTGACAGAGCTTCAGCGCCGCGCCCGCCTGGATGCCCGGGCACTCCGGCAGATCGCGGCGGCGGATGCGCTGCGTTCAATGGGGCTGGATCGCAGGGGCGCGCTCTGGCAGGCCCGCGCGCTGCGCGACGCGCCCGACCTGCCCCTGTTCCGCGAGCGGGACGAGGGCGAGGAACCCGAGATCATGCTGCCCGCCATGCCCCTTTGCGAGCATGTGACAGCCGATTACCAGACGCTGCGCCTGTCGCTGAAGGCCCATCCCATCGCCTTCCTGCGTCGCAGCATGCAGCGGCAGGGCTACGTTGCCGCACAGGGGCTGGCAGGTCTTCCGAACGGGGCCACGCTGCGCATGGCCGGGATCGTCCTGATCCGCCAGCGGCCCGGCAGCGCCAAGGGCGTCTGCTTCGTCACGCTCGAAGACGAAACCGGCAGCGCCAACCTCGTCATCTGGCCCAAGGTCTTCGCCCGTTTCCGCAAGGTGGCAATGACCGCGCGGCTGCTTGAGGTACATGGTCGCGTGCAGCGCGCAGAGGGCGTGACCCATGTCGTCGCCGACTGGCTTGCCGACCGATCCGACGCGCTTCTGCGCCTGTCAGGAGAGGTTGCGCCCCGCGGCGAGCTACCCGCGCCCCGCCCCGGGCATCCGCGCCAGCATCGGATCCTGCCCCGGTCGCGGGACTTCCACTAG
- a CDS encoding lytic transglycosylase domain-containing protein codes for MVSPARARLRQLGHATLALALSCSIALPASADGLRLQKSGKSRIAQFERQTRLMDSRLAGQYQQSARLRPSGVSTKSVVDIALPTAIPAYKGSRRSEYLPHARAMARKHGVPEDLFLRLVQQESGWNPSARSHKGAQGLAQLMPGTAAKLGINPNDPKQNLEGGARYLRMMYNTFGSWRLALAAYNAGPGAVAKYGGVPPYRETKNYVRIIHGS; via the coding sequence ATGGTTTCACCTGCACGCGCCCGGCTGCGTCAATTGGGGCATGCCACATTGGCGCTGGCTCTGAGCTGTTCGATCGCATTGCCGGCCTCGGCCGATGGGCTGCGGCTACAGAAAAGCGGCAAATCGCGTATCGCCCAGTTCGAGCGTCAGACCAGGTTGATGGATAGCCGCCTGGCGGGACAATACCAGCAATCCGCCCGGCTGCGACCAAGCGGGGTATCGACGAAAAGCGTGGTGGATATCGCGCTGCCCACGGCCATCCCGGCCTACAAGGGCAGCCGCCGCAGCGAATACCTGCCCCATGCCCGGGCCATGGCCCGCAAGCATGGCGTGCCCGAGGACCTGTTCTTGCGTCTTGTCCAGCAGGAATCCGGATGGAACCCGTCGGCGCGCTCGCACAAGGGGGCGCAGGGGCTTGCCCAGTTGATGCCCGGCACGGCCGCGAAGCTGGGGATCAACCCGAACGACCCCAAGCAGAATCTGGAAGGCGGGGCGCGATACCTGCGAATGATGTACAACACGTTCGGAAGCTGGCGGCTTGCGCTTGCGGCTTATAATGCCGGACCGGGTGCCGTTGCCAAATATGGTGGCGTGCCACCTTATCGCGAGACAAAGAACTACGTCCGCATCATCCACGGAAGCTGA
- a CDS encoding Y-family DNA polymerase: MIERRIVSISLPHLAIESWQRRNVGWPEDRPLVLATAGPHGPIVHDMNRSARLSGISKGARIVDTKAVHPALNVADADHMDDSKTLLRLVHWSCRWAPWSAPDGPDGLLIDTTGADHLFGGEVAMLKGMQALFARAGFSVRLAIAPTRGAAWGLARLGPERAICGSEILPCLAPLPVAALRLDPQTVLLLRRLGLKTIADLAAIPRLALMRRFGRANLAENPLTRLDQMLGRLPEPLDAPEPPPRFLAERRLAEAVMDPSDWLPGLMRDLCALLAGQDQGCRRVRLSLFRVDGERREVSVTTASPTRDADHLLRLFAGRLDNVDPGFGLDLLRLVAEAVEPLAAAQPGLDGEGVEGLELARLVDRLTARFGTGAISRPLPRESHLPERAETPGAPLTDTPALPARADRPLRLLTPPEEIRVIYAIPEGPPALFIWRRQTLRVARHAGPERIAPEWWRDRSGTRLRDYFRIEDPTGLRLWIYREGLAHDGRGGTPRWFLHGIFA, translated from the coding sequence ATGATCGAACGGCGGATCGTCTCGATTTCCTTGCCCCATCTCGCAATCGAGAGCTGGCAGCGCCGAAACGTCGGTTGGCCTGAGGATAGGCCACTGGTTCTGGCCACAGCCGGTCCGCATGGTCCGATCGTGCATGACATGAACCGCTCGGCGCGCCTTTCCGGCATATCAAAAGGTGCAAGGATTGTTGATACAAAAGCCGTTCATCCCGCATTGAACGTCGCAGATGCGGATCACATGGACGATTCGAAAACCCTGCTTCGCCTTGTCCATTGGTCATGTCGCTGGGCCCCATGGAGCGCGCCCGACGGGCCGGACGGGCTTTTGATCGACACGACGGGAGCGGACCACCTTTTCGGCGGCGAAGTCGCGATGCTCAAGGGAATGCAGGCGCTTTTCGCCCGTGCCGGTTTCAGCGTGCGCCTGGCCATCGCCCCGACCCGAGGCGCGGCTTGGGGGTTGGCCCGCCTGGGCCCTGAACGCGCGATCTGCGGGTCCGAGATCCTGCCCTGCCTCGCCCCCTTGCCCGTGGCTGCATTGCGACTTGATCCGCAGACAGTGCTTTTGCTGCGGAGATTGGGGCTCAAGACCATTGCCGATCTGGCCGCCATCCCGCGGCTTGCACTGATGCGCCGCTTTGGCCGCGCAAACCTCGCCGAAAACCCCTTGACCCGGCTTGATCAGATGCTAGGCCGCCTGCCCGAGCCGCTGGATGCGCCGGAACCTCCGCCCCGCTTCCTTGCGGAACGCCGGTTGGCCGAAGCGGTGATGGACCCGAGCGACTGGCTGCCCGGCCTGATGCGCGATCTTTGCGCCCTGCTTGCCGGGCAGGATCAGGGCTGCCGCCGGGTGCGGCTGTCGCTTTTCCGCGTCGATGGCGAGCGGCGTGAAGTCAGCGTCACGACCGCCAGCCCAACCCGCGATGCCGATCACTTGCTGCGGCTTTTTGCCGGCAGGCTCGACAATGTCGATCCGGGCTTCGGCCTTGATCTGCTGCGCCTTGTCGCGGAGGCGGTGGAGCCCTTGGCAGCGGCTCAGCCCGGCCTGGATGGCGAGGGCGTCGAAGGGCTGGAACTGGCCCGGCTGGTGGATCGCCTGACCGCGCGCTTCGGCACGGGCGCGATCAGTCGGCCGCTGCCGCGCGAAAGCCATCTGCCCGAGCGCGCCGAGACCCCCGGCGCGCCGCTGACGGATACGCCCGCCCTGCCTGCCCGTGCCGACCGCCCGTTGCGCCTGTTGACCCCGCCCGAGGAAATCCGCGTGATCTATGCCATCCCCGAAGGGCCGCCCGCCCTGTTCATCTGGCGCCGCCAGACCCTGCGGGTGGCCCGCCATGCCGGGCCCGAGCGCATTGCCCCCGAATGGTGGCGCGATCGTTCGGGGACGCGGCTGCGCGACTATTTCCGGATCGAGGACCCGACCGGCCTGCGCCTGTGGATCTATCGCGAGGGGCTGGCCCATGACGGCCGTGGCGGCACGCCGCGCTGGTTTCTGCACGGGATCTTCGCCTGA
- the hemB gene encoding porphobilinogen synthase gives MSPNPIVAPFPATRLRRLRRTPALRALATETNLTRGNLIWPIFVTEVEGGAGEIPSMPGVERLTLDGARRAAETAMRLGIPAICIFPHSDPDLKTEDCERAWNPENIGNRAIRAIKEVAPDLAVMTDIALDPYNANGHDGLVRNGVIVNDETVEALCRMALAQAEAGADILGPSDMMDGRIGALRQSLESNGYKDVAILSYAAKYASGFYGPFRDAVGASGRLVGDKKTYQINPANREEAIRCVARDLAEGADMVMVKPGMPYLDICRMVRDQFAVPTYAYQVSGEYAMLEGAIRNGWLSRDVVLESLLAFRRAGCDGILTYYAPQVAELLA, from the coding sequence ATGTCCCCGAATCCGATCGTAGCCCCTTTTCCGGCCACCCGGCTACGTCGCCTGCGCCGCACGCCCGCATTGCGCGCCCTTGCGACCGAAACGAACCTGACCCGCGGCAACCTGATCTGGCCGATTTTCGTGACCGAAGTCGAAGGTGGTGCGGGCGAGATCCCCTCGATGCCCGGCGTCGAAAGACTGACGCTCGACGGCGCCAGGCGCGCAGCCGAAACCGCGATGCGGCTGGGCATCCCCGCGATCTGCATCTTTCCCCATTCCGATCCCGATTTGAAAACCGAGGATTGCGAACGCGCCTGGAACCCCGAGAACATCGGCAACCGGGCGATCCGTGCCATCAAGGAGGTTGCCCCCGATCTCGCCGTCATGACCGATATCGCGTTGGACCCGTATAACGCGAATGGCCATGACGGTCTGGTGCGCAACGGGGTCATCGTCAACGACGAGACGGTCGAGGCGCTTTGTCGCATGGCGCTGGCGCAGGCTGAAGCCGGCGCCGACATTCTTGGCCCTTCCGACATGATGGACGGCCGCATCGGCGCGCTGCGCCAATCGCTCGAATCGAACGGCTACAAGGACGTGGCGATCCTGTCCTATGCCGCGAAATACGCGAGCGGATTCTACGGCCCATTCCGCGATGCGGTCGGAGCCTCGGGCAGGCTCGTGGGCGACAAGAAGACCTACCAGATCAACCCGGCGAACCGCGAAGAGGCCATACGCTGTGTCGCCCGCGATCTGGCGGAAGGGGCGGACATGGTCATGGTCAAGCCCGGCATGCCCTATCTGGACATCTGCCGCATGGTCCGCGATCAGTTCGCGGTCCCGACCTATGCCTATCAGGTCAGCGGCGAATACGCCATGCTGGAGGGGGCGATCCGCAATGGCTGGCTGTCGCGCGACGTGGTGCTGGAAAGCCTGCTTGCCTTCCGCCGGGCGGGCTGCGATGGCATCCTGACCTATTACGCGCCGCAGGTTGCCGAACTACTGGCGTGA